The following are encoded in a window of bacterium SCSIO 12643 genomic DNA:
- a CDS encoding SufE family protein: MTIKEKQDQIIEEFAMFDEWMDKYENIIDYGKELEGLNDSDKTDENIVRGCQSNVWLTATEKDGKLIFNADSDAIITKGIIGLLLEIFSGHTPQEIATTELYAIDEIGLKEHLSPNRANGLTSMVNKIKMTALAYRAKQNG, encoded by the coding sequence ATGACGATTAAAGAAAAACAAGATCAGATCATAGAAGAGTTCGCCATGTTCGATGAGTGGATGGATAAATATGAGAATATTATCGATTACGGAAAAGAACTTGAAGGGTTAAATGATTCTGATAAGACTGATGAAAATATCGTACGCGGTTGTCAAAGTAATGTTTGGCTAACTGCAACCGAAAAAGATGGAAAATTAATTTTTAATGCAGATTCAGATGCCATTATTACAAAAGGGATCATTGGGTTATTGTTAGAGATATTTTCCGGACATACCCCTCAGGAAATTGCAACAACCGAACTATACGCGATTGATGAAATAGGGTTGAAAGAGCATCTTTCTCCAAATAGAGCCAATGGACTCACATCAATGGTGAACAAAATTAAAATGACGGCTTTGGCTTATAGAGCGAAGCAAAACGGATGA
- a CDS encoding DUF59 domain-containing protein, producing MKMNKKLLGNEIIRVLKTIYDPEIPVDVYELGLIYDVQIKDDYSVFILMTLTTPNCPVAESLPQEVEDKVAGIHDVTKASVDITFEPPWTKDMLSEEAMLELGML from the coding sequence ATGAAAATGAATAAAAAATTATTAGGAAATGAAATTATTCGGGTCTTAAAAACTATTTATGATCCGGAAATTCCTGTCGATGTATACGAACTGGGATTGATCTATGATGTTCAAATTAAAGATGATTATTCTGTATTCATCCTAATGACATTAACAACTCCAAACTGTCCGGTAGCAGAATCTCTTCCACAAGAAGTAGAAGATAAAGTTGCAGGAATTCATGATGTAACAAAAGCATCGGTGGATATTACATTTGAACCGCCATGGACCAAAGACATGTTAAGTGAAGAAGCTATGCTTGAACTGGGAATGCTATAA
- a CDS encoding DUF389 domain-containing protein — protein sequence MNPAEDNQNQEQEKLEDAKHEVKEKVTGLYSSLKEFLVSLVSVKSEIDYEESPRRIAEGIKFQGFNVWVLIISIFIASIGLNSNSTAIIIGAMLISPLMGPIVGVGFSLGTNRFDLLKRSFMNFVIMVTVSLITSWLYFLLTPIDKADTEILARTAPTILDVLVATFGGLAGAIAGTKKTQGLTVIPGVAIATALMPPLCTVGYGLATFQMEFALGAMYLFMLNSVIISISTTVFVRVIGFPIHTFVNKRKEKKAKIIITVSMIVLIVPSIFFFINATRKSLFESAANRFVKEEIQHSNSFVIAENFNFNPNRDSKIEILMGGQTVGDSTIQSWVAKLQEYNLENTELHIIQDIHDELLSDKIKELEQSSSSQNEENQSAFNAMMLENRMNLSMKDSVINELNNQIHKRDSMMIDYQQISDEIRSMYSGVNTLAFGDVIENSGEKLDTIPTLFINWSRKIGTSTKNARMKKLKEWLPIRTHNTRIRIKQYYP from the coding sequence ATGAATCCCGCTGAAGATAACCAGAATCAGGAACAAGAGAAGTTAGAGGATGCAAAACACGAAGTAAAAGAAAAGGTGACGGGTTTATATAGCTCGTTGAAAGAGTTTTTGGTTTCACTGGTCAGTGTAAAGAGTGAGATTGATTATGAAGAGTCTCCAAGGAGAATTGCGGAAGGAATCAAGTTTCAGGGCTTTAACGTTTGGGTATTGATCATCTCAATATTTATTGCTTCGATTGGGTTAAATTCTAATTCTACAGCGATCATTATCGGAGCCATGTTAATTTCTCCATTAATGGGACCCATTGTTGGAGTTGGTTTTTCATTGGGGACCAATAGATTTGACTTACTGAAACGGTCATTCATGAATTTTGTCATCATGGTTACCGTAAGTTTAATTACATCCTGGTTGTATTTTTTATTGACTCCAATAGATAAGGCGGATACAGAAATCTTAGCACGAACGGCTCCAACAATACTAGATGTATTGGTAGCTACATTTGGTGGATTGGCTGGTGCTATTGCTGGAACAAAAAAGACTCAGGGGCTAACCGTAATTCCAGGGGTGGCTATTGCAACTGCTCTGATGCCACCATTATGCACAGTAGGTTATGGACTGGCCACATTTCAAATGGAATTTGCATTGGGTGCGATGTACCTGTTTATGCTGAATTCTGTAATTATCAGTATTTCTACAACCGTTTTTGTGCGTGTGATAGGATTCCCTATTCATACTTTCGTTAATAAGAGAAAAGAGAAGAAAGCAAAGATCATTATCACGGTATCGATGATTGTATTAATAGTTCCAAGTATTTTCTTTTTTATCAATGCGACTCGTAAATCTTTATTCGAATCTGCTGCAAATAGATTTGTAAAGGAGGAAATCCAACATAGCAATAGCTTTGTAATTGCTGAGAATTTTAATTTTAATCCGAATCGAGATTCAAAAATTGAGATTTTAATGGGAGGACAAACGGTTGGTGATTCTACAATTCAGTCCTGGGTGGCCAAGTTGCAGGAATATAATCTGGAGAATACGGAGTTGCACATTATTCAAGATATTCATGATGAATTACTATCAGACAAGATTAAAGAGTTAGAACAAAGTTCCTCTAGTCAAAATGAAGAAAATCAATCGGCTTTTAATGCGATGATGTTGGAGAATAGGATGAATCTAAGTATGAAAGATTCTGTGATTAATGAATTAAATAATCAGATTCATAAACGAGATTCTATGATGATAGATTATCAACAGATTTCGGATGAAATTCGTTCTATGTACTCTGGTGTGAATACATTGGCGTTTGGCGATGTAATTGAAAATAGTGGAGAGAAATTAGATACGATTCCAACATTGTTTATTAATTGGTCCCGAAAGATAGGGACCTCAACAAAGAATGCCAGAATGAAGAAGTTGAAAGAATGGTTACCCATTCGAACACACAATACAAGGATCAGGATCAAACAATATTATCCATAA
- a CDS encoding DUF2480 family protein, with product MSEIINRVEKSGLIQIDLADYYTHGKRTILDIKPWLFEELILKEKDFRDYVKNHDWNQYQDHFVSVICSVDVIVPSWAYLLIAIELESIAKKVVFGNTETMETILFEEYFNQFDFVQYQDKMLIVKGCGHLPIPQQAYMHFIIKAKPFAKSIMFGEPCSAVPLYKRSKK from the coding sequence ATGTCAGAAATCATCAACAGAGTAGAAAAAAGTGGTCTTATTCAAATTGATTTGGCAGACTATTATACCCATGGAAAAAGAACCATACTAGATATCAAACCATGGCTATTTGAAGAACTCATACTTAAAGAGAAGGATTTCAGAGATTATGTTAAAAATCATGATTGGAATCAATATCAGGACCATTTCGTTTCTGTGATCTGTAGTGTGGATGTCATTGTTCCTTCATGGGCATATCTTTTAATTGCGATAGAATTAGAATCTATTGCTAAAAAAGTGGTCTTTGGAAATACGGAAACTATGGAAACCATATTGTTTGAGGAATATTTCAATCAATTTGATTTTGTTCAATATCAAGACAAAATGCTAATTGTTAAAGGTTGTGGACATCTTCCTATTCCACAACAGGCTTATATGCACTTTATAATCAAAGCAAAACCCTTTGCAAAGTCTATTATGTTTGGAGAACCTTGTTCTGCTGTACCTTTGTACAAACGGTCAAAGAAATAA